The Opitutales bacterium ASA1 genome window below encodes:
- a CDS encoding glycosyltransferase family 4 protein (frameshifted, insertion/deletion at around 1617006,1616918), giving the protein MPLDVFLAREGDVSGFRPHRAQTVPTPRAPGLVGEVVQLCHNEAMLAALQESGPHAAVYERLSLFGAAGLAHAHALGVPFAVEVNAPLWREAAAYRSLHLREAGRGVCLDTLRLADRVFVVSRALGDELAEAGVSPERIEVLGNGADLARFRNATPAPKPPALVGRPTLVFLGSMKPWHGVGFLLTAFAALRRRIPCGLWIVGDGPEHDAVAAAARAMPHDIVWSGAVGHEEVPAILAAADLTVAPYTALSPAYFSPLKIVEALAAGSPLLASRVPCVLETLRDFRPRGLFEADDVDDFVRAAEDALRNPEPVPASLIEDLDWTSKAARIARALRVDTGAMLHSQEVTHG; this is encoded by the coding sequence GTGCCGCTGGATGTGTTTCTCGCCCGCGAGGGCGACGTCTCCGGCTTCCGTCCGCATCGCGCACAGACGGTGCCCACGCCCCGCGCTCCCGGCCTCGTCGGAGAGGTGGTACAACTATGCCACAACGAAGCGATGCTCGCCGCGCTGCAGGAATCCGGGCCTCATGCTGCGGTCTACGAACGCTTGTCGCTTTTCGGTGCCGCGGGTTTGGCTCATGCGCATGCGCTCGGCGTGCCGTTCGCCGTCGAGGTCAACGCCCCGCTGTGGCGAGAGGCCGCCGCTTACCGCAGCCTGCATCTGCGCGAGGCGGGGCGGGGCGTTTGCCTCGATACGCTTCGACTGGCCGACCGGGTGTTCGTGGTTTCTCGCGCGCTGGGTGACGAGTTGGCGGAAGCGGGCGTGTCGCCGGAGCGAATCGAGGTGTTGGGCAACGGCGCGGATCTCGCACGTTTTCGCAATGCCACGCCGGCCCCGAAGCCTCCGGCGCTCGTCGGGCGTCCGACGCTGGTGTTCCTCGGCTCCATGAAGCCGTGGCACGGGGTGGGGTTTCTTCTCACCGCCTTTGCCGCTCTGCGCCGACGCATCCCGTGCGGTTTGTGGATAGTCGGAGACGGGCCCGAGCACGATGCCGTCGCCGCAGCCGCCCGCGCGATGCCGCACGACATCGTGTGGAGCGGTGCGGTCGGACACGAGGAGGTGCCGGCGATCCTCGCCGCCGCCGACCTGACGGTCGCTCCCTACACGGCGCTCTCTCCCGCCTACTTTTCCCCGCTGAAGATCGTGGAGGCTCTCGCGGCTGGAAGCCCGCTTCTGGCGAGCCGGGTACCCTGCGTGCTCGAGACGCTGCGCGATTTCAGGCCGCGAGGGCTTTTCGAGGCCGACGACGTCGACGATTTCGTGCGCGCCGCCGAAGACGCGCTGCGAAATCCCGAGCCGGTGCCCGCATCGTTGATCGAGGATCTCGACTGGACTTCGAAGGCCGCGCGCATCGCTCGCGCGCTCCGCGTCGACACCGGCGCGATGCTCCACTCGCAGGAGGTGACTCATGGGTGA
- a CDS encoding ABC transporter ATP-binding protein: MGEPAAFSDRVRRVFGVWTRLAAYVRPQARRLRAAAVFSLLAVGFELAKPWPLKVVVDQVILGMDQPALPGWLRGDALLLAAIVATIAFATFVGVGAFFRDVLLAEAGQRAVNAVRRDALDAVLRQSLAWHERNRSGDLLVRLCGDAQSLRLLLVEGVFSLGREGLLVVGTLVVMTWVDWRLALAAVVVLPAIAGLSAIFSLRLRTAARKQRRKEGMLATSAHEALAAVPVIQAYGLQESAVASFAGQSRRSARAGREATRLEGRLAASTEVTLAVGAGFVLWLGVERVRAGMLSPGELIVLLAYVRSLYRPIRKALGRGAAMVKAAASAERVLALLRAEPDLAEPVDPVPMPTARGELLFRGVCVGYAGHPLVIDHLDLHIRPGEHVALVGANGTGKTTLATLLPRLRDPDAGSVELDGVDLRRLDLATVRRHVAMVFQESVLLDGTLLENLLVARPDATTQELHEAARRAGVLTFAQDLPLGLETRVGARGAALSGGERQRVALARAILRNAAVYVFDEPTNGLDAAAVAQLREVVLPALAGRTVIVITHDVQLLDCFDRVVHLGGGRVHREGCHPRRALEHVEGGRR, from the coding sequence ATGGGTGAGCCCGCCGCGTTTTCGGATCGCGTCCGCCGAGTGTTCGGGGTGTGGACGCGTCTCGCGGCCTACGTCCGCCCGCAGGCGAGACGGTTGCGCGCGGCGGCGGTGTTCTCTCTTCTCGCCGTCGGCTTCGAACTGGCCAAACCGTGGCCCCTCAAGGTCGTCGTCGATCAGGTGATTCTCGGGATGGACCAACCCGCGTTGCCTGGGTGGTTGCGTGGGGATGCACTCTTGTTGGCCGCCATTGTCGCGACCATTGCTTTCGCCACGTTCGTGGGCGTGGGGGCGTTTTTCCGCGATGTGTTGCTCGCCGAGGCGGGCCAGCGGGCCGTCAACGCCGTGCGAAGAGACGCGCTCGACGCCGTCCTGCGCCAGTCGCTCGCGTGGCACGAACGGAACCGTTCGGGTGATCTGCTCGTGCGCTTGTGCGGAGACGCGCAGAGCTTGCGGCTGCTCTTGGTCGAGGGAGTCTTTTCGCTCGGCCGCGAGGGATTGCTGGTAGTCGGTACGTTGGTGGTGATGACGTGGGTCGATTGGCGACTCGCGTTGGCCGCCGTCGTCGTGCTGCCCGCGATCGCCGGGCTGAGCGCGATATTCTCGCTTCGGTTGCGTACCGCGGCCCGTAAACAGCGGCGCAAGGAAGGGATGCTCGCCACGTCGGCCCACGAGGCGCTCGCCGCCGTCCCCGTGATCCAAGCCTACGGACTTCAGGAGAGTGCCGTCGCCTCGTTCGCCGGGCAGAGTCGCCGCAGCGCGCGCGCCGGTCGCGAAGCCACACGCCTGGAGGGACGCCTCGCCGCTTCCACCGAAGTCACCCTCGCGGTAGGTGCCGGGTTCGTGCTCTGGCTCGGAGTCGAGCGAGTGCGCGCCGGTATGCTCAGTCCCGGCGAGCTGATCGTGCTGTTGGCCTACGTCCGCTCGCTCTATCGCCCGATCCGCAAGGCACTCGGCCGCGGTGCCGCCATGGTCAAAGCCGCCGCCTCCGCCGAGCGCGTGCTGGCTCTCCTGCGCGCCGAGCCCGACTTGGCGGAACCGGTCGATCCAGTTCCGATGCCGACCGCGCGCGGCGAGCTTCTCTTTCGCGGTGTTTGCGTGGGCTACGCGGGCCACCCTCTCGTCATCGACCACCTCGATCTGCACATCAGGCCCGGAGAACACGTGGCCTTGGTGGGAGCCAACGGTACGGGCAAGACCACCCTCGCCACGCTGCTCCCGCGCCTGCGCGACCCCGACGCGGGCAGCGTCGAGCTCGACGGTGTCGATCTTCGACGGCTCGACCTCGCGACGGTCCGGCGACACGTGGCCATGGTGTTCCAAGAGAGCGTGCTCCTCGACGGTACACTGCTGGAGAACCTTCTCGTGGCCCGACCCGACGCCACCACCCAAGAGCTGCACGAGGCAGCCCGCCGTGCCGGCGTCCTCACGTTCGCGCAGGACTTGCCGCTCGGGCTCGAGACACGTGTCGGTGCGCGCGGTGCCGCACTCTCGGGCGGCGAACGCCAACGGGTCGCCCTCGCGCGTGCGATACTGCGCAACGCCGCGGTCTACGTCTTCGATGAACCCACCAACGGGCTCGATGCAGCGGCCGTCGCCCAACTGCGAGAAGTCGTCCTTCCGGCCTTGGCAGGAAGGACGGTCATCGTGATCACGCACGATGTTCAGCTGCTCGACTGCTTCGACCGAGTGGTGCATCTCGGCGGCGGTCGGGTGCACCGAGAGGGCTGCCACCCTCGGCGCGCTCTCGAGCATGTGGAGGGAGGCCGCCGATGA
- the lacZ gene encoding beta-galactosidase LacZ, with amino-acid sequence MRLVRVLLPLASTVFLPFFATCATPDPMPKRWRDPGALHVGTEKPAATRIAFADTESARTLDPARSAFLRSLNGPWRYHWSATPAVRPVDFWREDFDDSGWTTLRVPSNPEVEGFGVPIYTNIRYPWAPEAPPHIPADALNHVSSYRRTFEVPVGWAGREVFVTFHGVNSCFTTWVNGREIGFGTDSRTPSTFRLTPYLKTGDNLLAVEVFRWGAASYLEDQDFWRLSGIFRDVVLWSAPSLHLRDFDVRTALDGDYRDAVLELELELANFGEEPNAATIDVELLDPEGRRVVRETLPRAVVAGGDTTRLRADFPVVNPRKWSAEKPDLHTLLLTSRDEQGHVLEVVPWRVGFRSVEIVNGHKLINGRPVLFRGVNRHEWDPDLGQVVTRERMIEDIVLMKRHNINAVRTSHYPNVAEWYELCDEYGLYVIDEANIESHGMGFGEKTLAADPAWAAAHLDRVVRMVERDKNHTSIVGWSLGNEAGSGPNFDAAYAWLKQRDPTRPVQYEGDRSALSSDIVCPMYPSPESVRAYASLPREKPFVMCEYSHAMGNSNGDIRAYWEPIYAGAPYLQGGYIWDWVDQGLRTPVPASRGIERMDNPKSIPLDPALGTFFAYGGTFGPEGVPSDGNFCANGLVDADRVPHPGLAEVKKVYQPIQMRAIDAARGEFELQNWGDFLAAEEWLRGEWRLLADGVELRRGLIEDLALAPRGRQVVRVPFGAIEPTPGVEYFVDIVFATKTETTWAAAGHEVAWEQFPLPVHVPATVARADEGSLEVERDGERIVVRGGGFSAAIGAESGLLVSLAVDGSELLDAPLGPHFWRAPVDNDRGSKMPDATPGRDHRNPGGMGQWRFAHETWKARAVDVRRPADGVVEVAVAGEITAGATSRCDLAWTFFASGDLRVSMKWMPSYGPIPEPPRFGMQTTLRAGFDQLRWLGKGPHETYWDRQDARVGLYEGTVREQAHAYIKPQETGNKEGVRWIALTDAQGRGLLAVGEPLLSANASHHTTEDLFCATQLENSYPYQLPDRDTVTLDLDLKQRGVGGDNSWGALPHADHRIAVWPTGYRYRLRVLRGREDVARLARTLPGG; translated from the coding sequence ATGCGTCTCGTTCGAGTTCTCCTCCCTCTCGCGTCCACGGTCTTCCTCCCGTTCTTCGCCACGTGTGCGACACCCGATCCGATGCCCAAACGTTGGCGCGATCCCGGGGCGCTGCACGTCGGGACGGAAAAGCCGGCGGCGACGCGTATCGCGTTCGCGGATACGGAGAGCGCACGCACGCTCGATCCGGCGCGTTCGGCGTTCCTGCGGTCGTTGAACGGACCGTGGCGGTACCACTGGTCGGCGACTCCGGCCGTGCGACCGGTGGACTTCTGGCGGGAGGACTTCGACGACTCCGGGTGGACGACGCTGCGCGTGCCTTCGAATCCCGAGGTCGAGGGCTTCGGTGTGCCGATCTACACCAACATCCGCTATCCGTGGGCACCCGAGGCCCCGCCGCACATTCCCGCCGATGCGCTCAACCACGTCTCGTCCTACCGGCGCACCTTCGAGGTGCCGGTCGGGTGGGCAGGCCGCGAAGTGTTCGTCACCTTCCACGGCGTCAACTCGTGCTTCACCACATGGGTCAACGGACGAGAGATCGGGTTCGGCACGGACAGCCGTACGCCGTCCACGTTCAGGCTCACGCCGTATTTGAAAACCGGAGACAACCTGTTGGCCGTCGAAGTCTTCCGCTGGGGCGCGGCCTCGTATCTGGAGGATCAGGACTTCTGGCGGCTGAGCGGGATCTTTCGCGACGTCGTGCTCTGGTCGGCGCCGTCGCTGCATCTGCGCGACTTCGACGTGCGCACCGCGCTCGACGGGGACTACCGGGACGCCGTGCTCGAACTCGAGTTGGAACTGGCGAACTTCGGGGAGGAACCGAATGCGGCCACGATCGACGTCGAGCTGCTCGATCCCGAGGGCCGAAGGGTGGTGCGCGAGACGCTGCCGCGTGCGGTCGTGGCGGGCGGCGACACGACGCGTCTTCGAGCGGATTTTCCGGTCGTGAACCCGCGCAAGTGGTCGGCCGAGAAACCCGATCTCCACACGCTGTTGCTCACCTCGCGCGACGAACAAGGACACGTGCTCGAGGTGGTGCCGTGGCGGGTGGGCTTCCGTTCGGTCGAGATCGTGAACGGACACAAGCTGATCAACGGACGGCCCGTGCTCTTCCGCGGCGTCAATCGGCACGAGTGGGATCCGGATCTCGGACAGGTCGTGACGCGCGAGCGCATGATCGAGGACATCGTGCTGATGAAGCGGCACAACATCAACGCGGTGCGCACGAGCCACTACCCCAACGTGGCCGAGTGGTACGAGCTGTGCGACGAGTACGGACTCTACGTGATCGACGAAGCCAACATCGAATCGCACGGCATGGGCTTCGGCGAGAAGACGCTCGCCGCCGATCCGGCGTGGGCGGCCGCGCACCTCGACCGCGTCGTGCGGATGGTCGAGCGCGACAAGAACCATACCTCCATCGTCGGTTGGTCGCTCGGCAACGAGGCGGGTTCAGGCCCGAACTTCGACGCCGCCTACGCGTGGCTGAAGCAGCGCGACCCGACTCGGCCGGTGCAGTACGAAGGCGACCGCAGCGCGCTCTCCAGCGACATCGTCTGCCCGATGTATCCTTCGCCGGAGTCGGTCCGCGCCTACGCGTCGCTGCCGCGGGAGAAGCCGTTCGTCATGTGCGAATACTCCCACGCCATGGGCAACAGCAACGGCGACATCCGCGCCTACTGGGAGCCGATCTACGCGGGTGCGCCGTATCTGCAAGGTGGATACATCTGGGATTGGGTCGACCAGGGCTTGCGGACGCCGGTGCCGGCTTCGCGCGGCATCGAGCGAATGGACAATCCGAAGTCGATCCCGCTCGATCCCGCGCTCGGCACCTTCTTCGCCTACGGAGGCACCTTCGGCCCGGAGGGCGTGCCGAGCGACGGAAACTTCTGCGCCAACGGGCTGGTCGACGCGGACCGCGTGCCGCATCCCGGACTCGCGGAGGTCAAGAAGGTCTACCAACCGATCCAGATGCGCGCGATCGACGCGGCTCGGGGCGAGTTCGAGTTGCAGAACTGGGGCGACTTTCTCGCCGCCGAGGAGTGGTTGCGTGGGGAGTGGCGTCTGCTCGCCGACGGCGTGGAGCTGCGGCGTGGCTTGATCGAAGATCTCGCGCTCGCGCCGCGGGGGCGGCAGGTGGTGCGCGTGCCGTTCGGAGCGATCGAGCCGACGCCGGGCGTCGAGTACTTCGTGGACATCGTCTTCGCGACAAAGACCGAAACGACCTGGGCGGCGGCGGGACATGAAGTCGCGTGGGAGCAGTTTCCCCTGCCGGTGCACGTGCCCGCGACGGTCGCGCGGGCGGACGAGGGGAGCCTCGAGGTCGAGCGCGACGGCGAGCGCATCGTCGTGAGGGGCGGAGGATTCAGTGCGGCGATCGGGGCCGAGAGCGGGCTGCTCGTCTCGCTCGCGGTCGACGGCTCGGAATTGCTGGACGCGCCGCTGGGGCCGCACTTCTGGCGGGCGCCCGTGGACAACGACCGCGGCAGCAAGATGCCCGATGCGACGCCGGGGCGCGACCACCGCAACCCCGGAGGCATGGGCCAGTGGCGATTCGCGCACGAGACGTGGAAGGCGCGCGCGGTCGACGTGCGGCGGCCGGCGGACGGCGTCGTCGAAGTCGCCGTCGCGGGCGAAATCACGGCCGGTGCGACGAGTCGGTGCGATCTCGCGTGGACCTTCTTCGCGAGCGGCGACCTCCGTGTATCCATGAAGTGGATGCCTTCGTACGGCCCGATTCCGGAGCCGCCGCGTTTCGGGATGCAGACGACCTTGCGCGCGGGTTTCGACCAGTTGCGTTGGTTGGGCAAGGGGCCGCACGAGACGTATTGGGATCGGCAGGACGCACGCGTGGGGCTCTACGAGGGAACCGTGAGGGAGCAGGCACACGCCTACATCAAGCCGCAGGAGACCGGCAACAAGGAGGGCGTGCGCTGGATCGCGCTGACGGACGCGCAGGGGCGGGGGTTGTTGGCGGTGGGTGAACCGCTGTTGTCGGCGAACGCGTCGCATCACACGACCGAGGATCTGTTCTGCGCGACGCAGCTGGAGAATTCGTACCCGTATCAGCTCCCGGACCGCGACACGGTCACGCTCGACCTCGACTTGAAGCAGCGGGGCGTGGGCGGCGACAACTCGTGGGGCGCCTTGCCGCACGCGGACCATCGGATCGCGGTGTGGCCGACCGGGTATCGATATCGCTTGCGCGTGTTGCGAGGACGCGAGGACGTGGCGCGGCTGGCGCGGACGTTGCCGGGTGGATGA
- a CDS encoding glycosyltransferase family 4 protein, producing the protein MHVGYVLKKFPRLSETFVLNEILELQRQGVEVTVFSLQRPDDGVFHAALAELRHPVVYLSGHKPEVWLQRLREHRDRLRLSVSGIWSQVDDMLEAGRPDLWTVLGWGFELAVRSRAAGISHLHAHFATVAAYVARTAHAIGGVPYSVTCHAKDIYRDGIVPAHFRSLLAPAAFVATVCEANRRWIQERLDDVSSIDLRVLYNGVDTMRFHPAHRNRPVTPALLAVGRLVEKKGFFVLLDALDVLARQGRRPVCRIVGEGEDGERLRARARALDLDHVEFLGMRTHDEVRSLMGESTLMVLPCIVGADGNRDALPTVLLEALASGLPVVSTPVGGIEEIVEHGRTGILVPCGDAEALARALAATLDDPETAETRARHGRLAAEEKFSLHTNVATLSGWFEAGKRTEEAVEVVA; encoded by the coding sequence ATGCACGTCGGCTACGTCCTCAAGAAATTCCCTCGTCTCTCCGAGACGTTTGTTCTCAACGAGATCCTCGAACTCCAGCGCCAAGGCGTGGAGGTCACGGTCTTTTCGCTCCAACGACCCGACGACGGCGTGTTTCACGCCGCCCTCGCCGAGCTGCGCCATCCCGTCGTCTACCTGTCAGGGCACAAGCCCGAGGTATGGCTGCAGAGGTTGCGCGAGCATCGCGATCGGCTTCGCCTCTCCGTATCCGGAATCTGGAGTCAGGTGGACGACATGCTGGAGGCAGGTCGGCCCGACTTGTGGACGGTGCTCGGTTGGGGCTTCGAACTCGCCGTGCGGTCACGCGCCGCCGGCATCTCGCACCTGCACGCGCATTTCGCCACCGTGGCCGCCTACGTGGCGCGCACGGCTCACGCGATCGGCGGCGTGCCGTACAGCGTCACGTGCCACGCCAAGGACATCTATCGCGACGGGATCGTGCCGGCACACTTCCGCAGCCTGCTCGCGCCCGCGGCGTTCGTCGCGACGGTGTGCGAGGCGAATCGCCGCTGGATCCAAGAACGCCTCGACGATGTTTCGAGCATCGATCTGAGGGTGCTCTACAACGGTGTCGACACGATGCGGTTTCATCCCGCCCACCGGAACAGACCGGTGACACCCGCGCTGCTCGCCGTCGGACGTTTGGTGGAGAAGAAGGGCTTCTTCGTGCTGCTCGACGCGCTCGACGTGCTCGCTCGGCAAGGGCGACGCCCCGTCTGCCGAATCGTCGGCGAAGGCGAAGACGGTGAGAGGCTGCGAGCCCGGGCGCGCGCGCTGGACCTCGACCACGTGGAGTTTCTCGGCATGCGCACGCACGACGAGGTGCGGTCTCTCATGGGCGAGTCCACGCTCATGGTGTTGCCGTGTATCGTCGGGGCCGACGGGAACCGGGACGCTCTGCCCACCGTCCTGCTCGAGGCTCTCGCCTCCGGTCTTCCCGTGGTAAGCACGCCGGTCGGAGGCATCGAGGAGATCGTCGAACACGGCCGCACGGGGATACTCGTCCCTTGTGGCGATGCGGAAGCACTGGCTCGCGCTCTGGCCGCGACGCTCGACGATCCCGAGACTGCGGAGACGCGCGCCCGGCACGGGCGTCTGGCAGCGGAAGAAAAGTTCTCCCTGCACACCAACGTGGCTACTCTGAGCGGTTGGTTCGAGGCCGGCAAACGCACCGAAGAGGCCGTCGAGGTGGTGGCATGA
- a CDS encoding M48 family metalloprotease: MNTSPRASSPRLHIFTTRLRRASTALATALALAFGALPALEAFPNLDKLGDSLKKVQDTAGKAGRVVKGATGLSLEEEVAIGDAVALEIVSRYGGLSRDEALTTRVNLVGRSLARYALRQDLQWRFAVLDSSEVNAFSAPGGRVFITRGLLELAPDDDRLAGILAHEIAHIDERHALRIIARGELFGGVSALVADNNADFAQYEQVVSDITSELLDKGFDPGTEYAADKLGRELAKTTGFAPGGLRAVLTDLKASAAGKHEKTFSTHPPLDDRLQRLPKDPAPTG, encoded by the coding sequence GTGAACACTTCGCCTCGAGCCTCCTCGCCGCGTCTCCACATTTTCACTACGCGCCTCCGCCGTGCCTCGACCGCTCTCGCGACCGCGCTCGCGCTCGCCTTCGGCGCGCTTCCCGCGCTCGAAGCCTTCCCCAACCTCGACAAACTCGGCGACTCGCTGAAGAAGGTGCAGGACACCGCCGGCAAGGCCGGCCGCGTGGTCAAGGGCGCAACCGGCCTCTCCCTCGAAGAAGAGGTCGCCATCGGAGATGCCGTCGCCCTCGAGATCGTCTCCCGCTACGGCGGTCTCTCTCGCGACGAAGCCCTCACGACTCGCGTCAACCTCGTCGGCCGCAGTCTCGCCCGTTACGCCCTTCGTCAAGATCTCCAGTGGCGCTTCGCCGTGCTCGACTCGAGCGAGGTCAACGCCTTCTCCGCCCCGGGCGGACGCGTCTTCATCACCCGCGGCCTGCTCGAACTCGCGCCCGACGACGACCGTCTCGCCGGCATCCTCGCCCACGAGATCGCCCACATCGACGAACGCCACGCCCTCCGCATCATCGCTCGCGGCGAACTCTTCGGCGGCGTCTCCGCCCTCGTGGCCGACAACAACGCCGACTTCGCCCAATACGAGCAGGTCGTCTCCGACATCACCAGCGAGTTGCTCGACAAGGGCTTCGACCCCGGCACCGAATACGCCGCCGACAAACTCGGCCGCGAACTCGCCAAGACCACCGGCTTCGCCCCCGGCGGCCTGCGCGCCGTGCTCACGGACCTGAAGGCCTCCGCCGCCGGCAAGCACGAGAAGACGTTCTCCACGCATCCGCCGCTCGACGACCGGCTCCAGCGTCTGCCCAAGGATCCCGCGCCCACCGGCTGA
- a CDS encoding mechanosensitive ion channel family protein has product MPEPSPALVVALALVLAAATYVALIAAAQVLRRSRGIRFGRAYHPFALAVAALCAAAYAPRLAGYPVAWVADVLPHLTAVAILLGAVPAVTLVNRLLWVRTGPDGKPIEAPRVLADTTGIVVFVAVALAVLQFVYQLKVPGLVAGSGVVAIILGLAMQDLLGNIFGGLSLYLEKPFKPGDWLVVEGRDARVVEITWRSTRLVTHDDILIDVPNALICKNVITNFQTPHPSHALHAFVRVPLDVPPARVQALLRDSTASVPGVSTFPAPEIRLDEFLDSGIRYDVKFWIEDHRIAQRALSDVRIHAWYAIRRAGMDIPVPILSVRRARTKEVPGAARLVTRQALREHEILSFLGDAEIDRLVEESFVVTFAPFEHVIDQGTSGDSMFLIVRGRVEVRVAHADRTDVVARFGPGESFGEMSLLTGEPRSATIVALEELEAVEVTRDTLTPIIHANPEVLHKLSELLTERQAANEQHAAHVVPAHEKRARQASMLDRLQRFFFLGR; this is encoded by the coding sequence ATGCCCGAGCCGTCCCCAGCCTTGGTCGTCGCGCTCGCTCTCGTGCTTGCCGCGGCGACCTACGTCGCCCTCATCGCCGCCGCCCAAGTGCTCCGTCGCTCCCGCGGCATCCGCTTCGGGCGCGCCTACCATCCGTTCGCCCTCGCCGTCGCCGCCCTCTGCGCGGCCGCCTACGCTCCACGTCTCGCCGGTTACCCCGTCGCGTGGGTCGCCGACGTGCTCCCGCACCTCACCGCCGTCGCCATCCTCCTCGGCGCGGTCCCTGCCGTCACGCTCGTCAACCGCTTGCTCTGGGTCCGCACCGGCCCCGACGGCAAACCGATCGAAGCGCCACGCGTGCTCGCCGACACCACCGGCATCGTCGTCTTCGTCGCCGTCGCCCTCGCGGTCCTCCAGTTCGTCTACCAACTCAAGGTCCCCGGTCTCGTCGCCGGTTCCGGCGTGGTCGCCATCATCCTCGGCCTCGCGATGCAGGACCTGCTCGGCAACATCTTCGGCGGCCTCTCCCTCTATCTCGAGAAACCCTTCAAGCCCGGCGACTGGCTCGTGGTCGAAGGACGCGACGCCCGCGTGGTCGAGATCACGTGGCGCTCCACTCGCCTCGTCACCCACGACGACATCCTCATCGACGTCCCCAACGCGCTCATCTGCAAGAACGTCATCACGAACTTCCAGACGCCGCACCCCAGCCACGCGCTCCACGCCTTCGTGCGCGTGCCTCTCGACGTGCCACCCGCCCGCGTCCAAGCCCTCCTGCGCGACTCCACCGCCTCCGTCCCCGGCGTATCCACTTTTCCGGCACCGGAGATCCGCCTCGACGAGTTTCTCGACTCCGGCATCCGCTACGACGTGAAGTTCTGGATCGAGGACCACCGCATCGCCCAGCGCGCGCTCAGCGACGTCCGCATCCATGCCTGGTACGCGATCCGCCGCGCCGGCATGGACATTCCCGTGCCGATCCTGTCCGTCCGCCGCGCCCGCACGAAGGAGGTGCCCGGTGCCGCTCGCCTCGTGACGCGCCAAGCCCTGCGCGAACACGAGATCCTCAGCTTCCTCGGCGACGCGGAGATCGATCGGCTGGTCGAAGAGAGTTTCGTGGTCACCTTCGCCCCGTTCGAACACGTGATCGATCAAGGCACGAGCGGCGACTCGATGTTCCTCATCGTCCGCGGTCGCGTCGAGGTCCGCGTGGCCCACGCCGACAGGACCGACGTGGTCGCACGCTTCGGCCCGGGCGAATCCTTCGGCGAGATGTCGTTGCTCACCGGCGAACCGCGCAGCGCCACGATCGTCGCCCTCGAGGAGCTGGAGGCGGTCGAAGTCACGCGCGACACGCTCACGCCGATCATCCACGCCAACCCCGAGGTGCTCCACAAACTCAGCGAACTGCTCACGGAACGACAGGCCGCCAACGAGCAACACGCCGCCCACGTCGTCCCCGCCCACGAGAAGCGCGCCCGGCAGGCCTCGATGCTCGACCGCCTCCAACGCTTCTTCTTCCTCGGCCGCTGA
- a CDS encoding OsmC family protein: protein MVRIEVDYQGNLHCQAVHGPSRTVLHTDAPVDNQGRGESFSPTDLVATALATCILTTIGIAARREGIPIDGSIATVDKEMTAAAPRRIARLTVHVHLSIPRSADAKGTLERAGRACPVHLSLHPDVEQVVEFHWQRE from the coding sequence ATGGTCCGCATCGAAGTCGATTACCAAGGCAACCTCCATTGCCAGGCCGTGCACGGCCCCTCGCGCACCGTCCTGCACACCGACGCCCCGGTCGACAACCAGGGCCGCGGCGAATCGTTTTCGCCCACCGACCTCGTCGCGACCGCGCTCGCGACTTGCATCCTCACCACCATCGGCATCGCGGCTCGGCGCGAAGGCATCCCGATCGACGGGAGCATCGCCACCGTGGACAAGGAAATGACCGCCGCGGCACCCCGGCGCATCGCACGGCTGACGGTGCACGTGCATCTCTCCATCCCGCGCAGCGCGGACGCCAAGGGCACTTTGGAGCGCGCGGGTCGCGCTTGCCCGGTCCACCTGAGTCTGCATCCGGACGTCGAGCAGGTGGTCGAGTTCCACTGGCAGCGGGAGTGA